Below is a genomic region from Streptococcus salivarius.
TAATCATCTGTCCGTTCTTTCTTATATCATTCTCTTGTCAGAGACTTAGATAAATTAGGAAGCTAACAACTAAACTACTACATGAGTCTGCTCCTAATTTAATCTTCAGTCTTGCAAAAGTAAGCTTTAAGTCAACTGTCTAGGGGCAATCTTACTCGTCTGTTTTTTATCAGATTGCAATTGCCCAAACAGTCTTATTATACCGTTTTTACCTTCTTATTTCAATTTTCGACCCCACTTAAGAAAAGATTATTCGTGTTTTGAAGACAGAAAAAGGTTTGGAACAATTTGTCCCAAACCTAATGCATCTTGTCATATTCAGACACTTATTTAATTTCTTTAAAGGTCATTTTTTGTTTGACTTCACCCTGACCACCTTTGGCAATCTGGTAATAGAAATCTTTTGATGTGAAGTGGTCACCATAAGCAAAGACCTTGTTGTACTGCCATTGTGACAATTGATCGTCCTCTTTTTTACCGAGAGTCAATGTTGTCTTCGTCACGCTGTATTCCCACTTAGCTGTTTGATCATTATAGGCCTTGTCAAAATCAGTCTGACTCTTAGCAGCATTAACCACTGTCGTACGATCCTGACTCACAAGTGCCTTGTTACCGCCTTCTTGGAAAGCTACATACATGACACGATTATTGACCTCACCATTTAGAGAACTTGAGTATTGGTAAACCTTACCAGGTACAACACTATCCAAATGGTGTGTTCCCCAGTAATAGAAAGCACCAAATCCAGCTCCCGTAACCAAGAGACAGGCGAGAACGACACTAATAATGATATTTCTCTTTGACATGTCTTGCCCCTCTCTATTCGTCACCAGTTAGGTCAGAGAAAGTTGCCTCTGAGTCTGTTTCAGTGTGGCTTGAAGAACTTGATGATGAGCGTTCAACACTTGATGAAGCCTTAGATTCAGATGATTTTTCAGTGCTTGATGATGAACTTTCTTTTTCCTTGTAAACATCAACGTTGAAAGCCCACTTATCACCCTTATAACTTACCTGAATTTGAGCATATTTTGCCTTGATAAGATCTGACAACTTACTATCACTGTTAAGAACATCGTAAATCTTTTGAGCGAGAGCTTTGGCATTGTCTTCCGTTTTAGCACCATCTTTAGGTCCATCTACAATGTCTTGAGCCTTAGGCGTTTCACCTTGACGGTAGAGGGACGTGCTTTCAGTGTCCTTCTTAGCAGTAGCATTTTCACCAGTCTTATCACCTTCATGTGAGAAGAAACTCCATGCAGGACGACCTGAACGTTTTTGTTGATATACTTGTTCGAATTCACTTTGAACCTTGTCTTGGAAAGCATCATCAGTCAATTCTTTTTCCTTAGAACTTTCTGTACTTGCTTTGCTTTCACTACTGCTTGCTGTTGAGCTTGATGCAGAAGATGATGATCCACTTGTCGAACTTGATGAAGCATCTTTAGATTCTGATGATGACGAAGATGAATCCTTGCCATCTTTAGAATCTTTGTCTTTATCGTTGTTATTGTTTGTAGTGCTATTTGAGAATGAAACGCTATTGTCAGAATTATCTGGAGCGTAAATCACTGTATTCTTAGAATGGTCATCAGAGACAAAAGTGCTGTTATTGATAATCACTCTGTTGTTATCACCATAATAGTTGTTGATAACAATCTTAGAATGTGCACAACGGTAACCATTACCAGTCACATGGTAACCTGCTGGGACATCACCATCACGTTTCAAGATGAGGACGTCACCTGCGAAGATAAGGTCAATATTCTGAATATTATTATCGTAGGCTAATTTTTCAATAGAAATTCCAGTCGCTTGAGAGATTCCCCACAAGGTATCTCCCCATTGAATCACGTATTGTTGGCCATCTAACTGCTGTGGATTGATGTTCTGAGTTGTCAAATTATTTGTAATTTGTTCAGGTGTGCTGGCAATCCAGTTTGTAATATCAGCAGCGTGAGCACTCGTTTGATTTTGATAAAAGCTATCTGCTAACACAGATACCATAGGCATCCCAGTAGGTGCTAGTAAAGCGCCAAGCATCACAGCTTTACTAACATAATTTTTCTTTTTCATCGTATTTCCTCCTTATATCATACGAAACTTACTTTGCTATTGTACACCCTTATTATTATATTTGTCAATAAATTCTATAACTTTCTAATCTAACGTTAATACTAGTTAATGATTTGTCCTAAAAATAGACTAACCCTAGCTTTATTCATCTGACATTTAATCATTTGTCCTATCTTTAGAAGGTGATTTATGATACAATAATTACGACTATTTTATGGAGGACTAACATGTCAAATCAACACATGGAAGAATTGAACGATCAACAGATTGTCCGTCGTGAAAAAATGGCGGCCTTGGCTGAACAAGGAATCGATCCTTTTGGTAAGCGATTCGAACGCACAGCTACATCTGGTCAATTAAAAGAAAAATACGCTGACAAAACAAAAGAAGAATTGCACGAAATCAACGAAACTGCTACTATCGCAGGTCGCTTGATGACTAAACGTGGTAAAGGTAAAGTTGGCTTCGCCCACATCCAAGACCGCGATGGTCAAATCCAAATCTACGTGCGTAAAGATGCTGTCGGTGAAGAAAACTACGAAATCTTCAAGAAAGCTGACCTTGGTGACTTCCTCGGTGTCGAAGGTGAAGTTATGCGTACAGATATGGGAGAACTTTCTATCAAAGCTACTCATATCACACACTTGTCTAAAGCCCTTCGTCCATTGCCTGAGAAATTCCACGGACTTTCAGACGTTGAAACAATCTACCGTAAACGTTACCTCGATTTGATTTCTAACCGTGAAAGCTTTGACCGCTTTGTTACACGTTCAAAAATCATTTCTGAAATCCGTCGCTACCTCGATGCTCAAGGTTTCCTTGAAGTAGAAACACCTGTTCTTCACAACGAAGCTGGTGGTGCTGCTGCCAAACCTTTCATCACTCACCACAATGCACAAAACATCGACATGGTGCTTCGTATCGCAACTGAGCTCCACCTCAAACGTCTCATCGTTGGTGGTATGGAACGCGTTTACGAAATCGGACGTATCTTCCGTAACGAAGGTATGGATGCCACTCACAACCCTGAGTTCACATCTATCGAAATTTACCAAGCTTACGCTGACTTCCACGATATCATGAACTTGACTGAAGGTATCATCCAGCACGCTGCTAAAGCTGTCAAAGGTGACGGACCTATCAACTACCAAGGAACTGAAATCAAGATCAACGAACCATTCAAACGCATCCACATGGTTGACGCTATCAAGGAAATCACTGGCGTTGACTTCTGGCAAGACATGACTTTGGATGAAGCCAAAGCTATCGCTGCTGAAAAGAATGTTCCTGTTGAAAAACACTACACTGAAGTTGGTCACATCATCAACGCCTTCTTCGAAGAATTCGTTGAAGAAACATTGATTCAACCAACATTCGTTTACGGTCACCCAGTTGCTGTGTCTCCATTAGCTAAGAAAAACCCAGAAGACCCACGCTTCACTGACCGTTTCGAACTCTTCATCATGACTAAAGAGTACGGAAATGCCTTCACCGAATTGAACGACCCAATCGATCAATTGTCACGTTTCGAAGCACAAGCTGCTGCTAAAGAACTCGGTGATGACGAAGCAACAGGTATCGACTACGACTACGTTGAAGCCCTTGAATACGGTATGCCGCCAACAGGTGGACTCGGAATCGGTATCGACCGTCTCTGCATGCTCCTCACTGATACAACAACTATCCGTGATGTCTTGTTGTTCCCAACGATGAAATAAAGAATGATAAAAGTTTTCTTTGAGACCTACCTTAGGTGAAACGGGCGCTAGCGACTTCCTTGGAAATTCCATAACTAATTTTGAGCCTAAAGTCTCAAAAATTCTGAGTGGCTGAAACATAATGTTTCAGCCACTTTTTTCATAGCAGAAAGTCTTGATGGGGCTTGCTTTGAAAAAAATCTATCGTATAAAATAAAAGAGTTAACTTCCCTAAATATACTGACCACAAGAAGTTAGAGAGAAGGAGATTACAGCACCATAACGCTTGGTCGGATAAAATTTTTTTCATGCTAGCGAGAGTTTCAAAAACTGATGCAAGCTCCTGTCATGCTAGGATTTTTGAAGTACTCCACGTAATTTGATACCAAGTTTCCTAATTATGTACGTGAAAACATTAGCGATCGATGAGTGGAACTTTGATATTTCAAATCTTAAAATTAGATTTTTATTTTTTTGAAACTCTATATAATACCAATTAATCTGTACTTTTAATAACCATCATAATAATGGGTATAAGTAATCGTACATAATAAGCATTTTGTACTCGTCTTTCACCTTTTTCCATTACTACTTTTTTGATAAAATATTTCTAACAAAAGGAGGGAATTATGAAAGAAATCATTAAAATTTTCGAGTACATTGTCGTTTACTTTATACCTATCTTATCCATTAGCATACAATTATTTTCTGAGCTAAAAGCTAAAAAAAGTGAGGAAAAAGTTACTGCCGAACTGGCGAAAAATGAAGTTAATTTTACAATTGAAGAAAACAATGGTCAAATTATAATTAACCAAAACACTGACACAATCAACCAAAAATTGCAAGAACAAGTTGAACAATACAACCGAAAACTTGAAAATAGCAAATTTTATTCTAGAGTCTTATTCAAAATCTCAAGTTATATTTTCTTAGCAATTATCATTTTAAATTTCACCTATCAAATTATTAATGTTTTAGATACCCTATCAGCAGCACCTTGGCCACTAGCGAATCTCTTCACAAATCCAAATGCGGAAACTAAATTTCATGTTCTGATTATAGCTTTTAAGGATGCGTTACCAAGTATCTATAATCAAATTTTACAATTTATAGCTCTATTTTTACTTATAAACTCTATAAAATGGGGGGCACGTATCTATCTTTCAGTACGAGGAAGTACTGGTAAATTCTTATATTATTTATTTGTAAGTTCTATTTATTTCTATAACTCCATGCTGAACTTCAGCAGTACTATCAATAGCTATACTCAAAGACTACTACCTTATCTTAAAGACTCGTCTCAAGTATTTGTTACTCTTATTTCTACATTTATATTACTCTATATTGGTCTAACAGTTTCAGAAGTAACCGTCAATAGGTTCTTCGACTTACAAAAAGCAGAGAAAAAATCAACTGTTCAAAATTTTATCATCAACTCAATGGACAACTTTATTACCCAACTACTTATACCTATTTTT
It encodes:
- a CDS encoding LysM peptidoglycan-binding domain-containing protein encodes the protein MKKKNYVSKAVMLGALLAPTGMPMVSVLADSFYQNQTSAHAADITNWIASTPEQITNNLTTQNINPQQLDGQQYVIQWGDTLWGISQATGISIEKLAYDNNIQNIDLIFAGDVLILKRDGDVPAGYHVTGNGYRCAHSKIVINNYYGDNNRVIINNSTFVSDDHSKNTVIYAPDNSDNSVSFSNSTTNNNNDKDKDSKDGKDSSSSSSESKDASSSSTSGSSSSASSSTASSSESKASTESSKEKELTDDAFQDKVQSEFEQVYQQKRSGRPAWSFFSHEGDKTGENATAKKDTESTSLYRQGETPKAQDIVDGPKDGAKTEDNAKALAQKIYDVLNSDSKLSDLIKAKYAQIQVSYKGDKWAFNVDVYKEKESSSSSTEKSSESKASSSVERSSSSSSSHTETDSEATFSDLTGDE
- the lysS gene encoding lysine--tRNA ligase, with the translated sequence MSNQHMEELNDQQIVRREKMAALAEQGIDPFGKRFERTATSGQLKEKYADKTKEELHEINETATIAGRLMTKRGKGKVGFAHIQDRDGQIQIYVRKDAVGEENYEIFKKADLGDFLGVEGEVMRTDMGELSIKATHITHLSKALRPLPEKFHGLSDVETIYRKRYLDLISNRESFDRFVTRSKIISEIRRYLDAQGFLEVETPVLHNEAGGAAAKPFITHHNAQNIDMVLRIATELHLKRLIVGGMERVYEIGRIFRNEGMDATHNPEFTSIEIYQAYADFHDIMNLTEGIIQHAAKAVKGDGPINYQGTEIKINEPFKRIHMVDAIKEITGVDFWQDMTLDEAKAIAAEKNVPVEKHYTEVGHIINAFFEEFVEETLIQPTFVYGHPVAVSPLAKKNPEDPRFTDRFELFIMTKEYGNAFTELNDPIDQLSRFEAQAAAKELGDDEATGIDYDYVEALEYGMPPTGGLGIGIDRLCMLLTDTTTIRDVLLFPTMK